A region of the Synechococcus sp. PCC 7502 genome:
TGTCTTTATCTTCCACAGCAGCTCCGATGACACTGGCAGAACCCAATGATACTCCCAAAGCTCCGATCTTTTGCGGTTTGAAGCCCTTTTGCTTGAGCCAGTTTACGGCGGCAATAACATCCCTTCGTTCTGTGATACCAAAGGTAATCCGTGAATCGGAGCTTTGCCCGTGTCCGCGCAAATCTATCATCAGAATAGAAAACCCTTGACGGTTCATTTCTGCCCCAAACTCGGAAAATTTATCCGCAAATTCATGGGTGCGGCTAGAATTTAAACCATGTACTAAGATTACGACTTTATCTGATTTTTGAGATTTGATATACCACCCTACAATCTCTTTCCCATCAGATGTCATTATCTTTACATCTTCAGGATTAGAGTTAAAAACAGAAATTTTCTTAGGGTCAAATACTCTTACTGCTGTAGAAAGTTTATCACCTGCGATCGCAGAAATTCCTAAATACCCAATAACTAAAACAGATGAGATAATAGCAACTACTTTAACAAGAACTTTAATATTTCTATTCATAGATTATAACTAAAAAATATTTCTGGAATTTTGATATTTTATTGAATATATTCACTTGGGTGCTTTACAGACATTTAAGACATTTAAAAGAGAGTAATTTCTGTAATAGGGAAGTTAGAAACGCTGTTGAATATTGTGATCAAGTCGGACTGTATACTCTAGTTTCTGCCCATATTAGCTTTTTATTGCGATCCCCCACTGGGAAATACCTTAAAAACTACTTAAAGCTCTACCCAAATCGCTTAATGAGAATGAATTTCTCCCTTCCCAAGTACTTAAGCTATTATCATCTCGAACATTTTGTTGGCTGCCATAGGCATTAATTCCAAAATACATTGATGTTGAGGTTATCATTAATAACATCACCACATTAAATACTAAATTCCTGTGCATATATATCCTCCACTATGTGAAGTAACTTTGATGTCATTACAATCTCAGAGTTTCTTCGTAGGATAGGCTCAGATTTAAGTTCACTTTTGTGCTCACTTTTACGCACTGTCGCTATGTTATTTACATTTTGGCGAGAGATCCGATCGAGGTAGCTAAGATGGCAATTTGAGTGCGGTTGCGCAAATTTAACTGGCTTAAAATGCTAGTAATATGATTTTTAACCGTTCTAGGGGAGATGTGGAGCTTATTAGCAATCTCCTCATTGTTGACACCCGTAGCTATGAGTTTTACTATTTCTTGTTCTCTGGGCGTAAGCTTATCCAAGTCGCTTGTCGCTACCTCTGAAATATCAGGAATTCGGGCAATTACCTTCCTACCCAAATTCAAATCCAGATGCATATACCCTCGATAAACAGCCTGAATTGCAAACGTTAACTCTTCAGGTGGGGTATTTTTTAAAATATAACCTGATGCCCCATATTTTAGTGCCTGTGAGATATATTCATCCGTCTCATCAATTGTGAGAATTAAGACTTTGATCGGACCTGAGAGATTGCAAATCCGTCTTGTCGCTTCTACCCCATCCATATGCGGCATTTGAATATCCATTAGTATGATATCTGGTTGGAGGAGTTCTGCTTGGGTAATAGCTAACATGCCATTTTCTGCCTCGCCCACAATTTCTAAAGAAGATTCATCTCCAAGGGAAATTCTCAAAGCGCGACGAATGAAAGCATGATCGTCTACAAGTAAAATGCGAATCATCGGAGTTACCTATCCAGTTATGAGATATCACCTAAGTTGCCTAAGCATAGCTGTTGCTAAAAAATCAAACAAGTAGCAATAGTCCTAAATGCACCTAGGACTTTAGTCCCATTTTATTAAGGACTCAGGCTTCATGTTTTATC
Encoded here:
- a CDS encoding alpha/beta hydrolase encodes the protein MNRNIKVLVKVVAIISSVLVIGYLGISAIAGDKLSTAVRVFDPKKISVFNSNPEDVKIMTSDGKEIVGWYIKSQKSDKVVILVHGLNSSRTHEFADKFSEFGAEMNRQGFSILMIDLRGHGQSSDSRITFGITERRDVIAAVNWLKQKGFKPQKIGALGVSLGSASVIGAAVEDKDIAAIVTDSGYAEVYPIMQKHWQSASGGLPEIFLPSTMMFGHLFTGYDPTLSKPVQEISRISPRPVLIIHSKIDPYTPIENAYNLKAAYPQAEYWETNAKVHPESFNTNPQAYIAKVTDFFNRSLK
- a CDS encoding response regulator transcription factor; this translates as MIRILLVDDHAFIRRALRISLGDESSLEIVGEAENGMLAITQAELLQPDIILMDIQMPHMDGVEATRRICNLSGPIKVLILTIDETDEYISQALKYGASGYILKNTPPEELTFAIQAVYRGYMHLDLNLGRKVIARIPDISEVATSDLDKLTPREQEIVKLIATGVNNEEIANKLHISPRTVKNHITSILSQLNLRNRTQIAILATSIGSLAKM